ATTTGAAAGCTGGTAACATTGTGATGAGCAAAAAGATTCGAACAAACATGAGGAAGAGAATTGGGGTTGTGCCTGGAGTTGAGATTGGCgacattttctatttccgAATGGAAATGTGTGCAGTTGGATTGCATGCTCCGCCAATGGCTGGAATTGACTTCATATCTGGGAAGGGTGATGCTGAAAAAGATCCATTGGCCTTAAGCATTGTTTCTTCAGGAGGCTATGATGATGACACAGAGGACAGTGATGTCTTGATATATAGTGGTCAGGGTGGGTATACCCATAACAATAAGCAGGTGGCTGATCAGAAGCTTGAAAGGGGTAATCTTGCTCTTGAGAGGAGCTTGAATCATGGCAATGAAGTCCGAGTGATTCGTGGTGTGAAAGATGAGGTTATTTCAACAACAAAGGTCTATGTGTATGATGGCCTATATAAAGTCCACGAGTCATGGACAGAAAGAGGGAAATCTGGTTGCAATATATTCAAGTACAAGTTAGTGAGGGTGCCTGGGCAGCCTGGTGCTTTTGCAGTTTGGCAAACTATTCGTAAGTGGAAGGATGGTTTTTCGTCAAGGGCTGGACTTGTTCTTCAAGACCTCACTTCAGGGACTGAACCTATACCTGTTTGCCTTGTAAATGAGGTTGATAACGAGAAGGGGTTGGCTTCTTTCACGTATTTTCCTAAACTGAAATATTCTAAATCTTTCACTTCAATGCCGCCTTCTTTTGTCTGCAATTGCCACAATGCATGCCTCCCAGGTGATATGAATTGCTCTTGCATTCAGAAAAATGGAGGTTCTTTTCCTTATACTGGCAATGGGATCCTAGTCAGCCGGAAGCAATTGTTACATGAATGTGGTCCTACATGTCCATGCTCTCCCAACTGCAAAAACAGAGTATCCCAAACTGGTGTAAAATTGCGCTTGGAAGTGTTTAAGACAAAGGATAGGGGCTGGGGCCTCCGGTCGTGGGATTCTATTCGTGCTGGTACTTTTATTTGTGAGTATGCTGGTGAAGTTATTGATGAAGTGAAGTTAAAGCATAAAGGAGATGAAGGTGAAGATGATGAATATATTTTTGATACAGGCCGTAATTATGACTCGTTTAAGTGGAATTATGAACCAGGACTACTAGAGGAGACTTCTAATGACAtaaatgtggattataacatCCCATATCGCCTAATCATAAGTGCCAAGAATGTTGGGAACGTAGCTCGGTTCATTAATCACAGTTGCTCACCAAATGTCTTTTGGCAACCGGTTCTATATGAACACAACAGTCAGTCTTGTCTTCATATTGCTTTTTTTGCCATCAGACACATTCCGCCCATGACAGAGTTGACATATGATTATGGCAATTCATGTTCCAATGAAGCTGACAATGACAATGGATCCCACCGgaaaaagaaatgcttatGTGGATCATCAAAATGCCGGGGTTATTTTGGTTGATTATGTAGGTTATAAAATAGACAGCCGGTGCCAAGAAACATGATCCTGGCTAGTAAGTATGTAACTTCACCATGTTTTAATGTTTTTGAACTTAGTGTAACTgtgattttgttgttgttgatctTTCAATCTGCGGTCAATGGTTAAGGTTCTAGAAACCGTTAATCATGGTGCCGACAAACATGATCCTGGTTATAAAGTTTGGAATCTCCATCATGTTTATATGGTTTTGAACttttatgttgtttgtttatatGGTTTTATATGGTTCGGCGTTATATGCTTATTAGATTTTTCCTGAAATAAGACATTTGAAAGAGAACTAAATATAAGACCTAAAGCGAGAGTTTGCCATAAGTACAGTATGAGCACAGAAACTATAAGCAAACGGTTTGAATTCCCATTAGCCCTTTCTTGAGGACCAAGGATTACTTTCAGCTTCTACTAAAGCATCATATCTTTGCTCATCGTCCAGTTGTTTTCAAAAGATGACTAGCTAGAATCTCAGCGTCCAAAgattatatatacaaaaactGTCCAGATCAACGTGAATATAATAACAACACAGCAGGCACTGGTGTTCACTTAATTTAGTGTTATTGTGCCTCCTTTCCTCTACCTAAGACACAGAACATAACTCAAAACAGCATCATCAATCCCTTGACTGCTAAGTCAAACTTTCAGCAATGTCTGCCTGCTTTGCACCCACAGAAAAGAACTCAGAGATGACTTCTAGGGGCATTCCCTTTGTTTCCGGCACCTTTAAGAACACAAACACCCAAGAAATCGTGCACACAACAGCATATATGGCAAAGACACCAGCAAGACCAATGGAGGTGAGCATGATAGGTAATGTGTAAGTGACAATGATGTCTCCAATCCAAAATGTTAGCGCACATATGGCGATGCAGAGGCCGCGAACGCGAGTGGGGAAGATTTCGGAGCAAAGAATGTTAGGAATTGGTCCAAAGCCCATGACAAAGCAGCAGAAGTAGACCACCACACTGATGGTGGAAATTGTTGCATTAACAACCGAACCCATATGGACAAGTTGTCCGAAAATTAGTACCAGGAGAGTCCCCGTCAGCACAGGTAGCGTCGCCAGCAACAGCGACCTACAACGAAGACAGAAGAGTATAAGATGAAGGGAAAAGCTCAGGCTATGCTTAGTGGAACAGTGGGACAGCGATACCTTCTGCCAGAGGTATCCATTAGTCTCATGGCAATGCCTATAGATGGAAGCATCAACAAGGTTGTGAGAGCACTTATGAGGATAGAGGCAGAAGTGGAACTAAGGCCCAAATTTGATAAGAGAATTGCCACCCCTGCTTGCTCAAGAATCTGAGGAGTGTAATATAGAACCCCATTTATGCCAGAAAACTGCAAGGACCAAAAAACAACCAAGCATTAGAGCagagagaacaaaaaatttctcatataATCGAAACTATTTGTACCACATTTACTCGAAAACATGAATTAGTACCTGCTGAAGAATTTGAATTGCTACCCCAACAAACAATGCACGCTTGACTCCTGGTTCTAGAAGATCAGACCAACTGGATCCTTGAACAGTTTCTGGGGTGTCAACCTTTTCTTGTCCAAGATGCTGGCTCAGTTGGTTCTTTTTAGAAAGTACTGAAGGTTGGCTAACCAGAGCAGAAGCTTGAAAATATTCGCCGTCTTGAGGGAAGTCAGGACCACCAGCAACTGAAAGCATTGAGCCTCGCCGCGACTCAAGTGCACCCTCCTGATGCAAATAGACCCTTTGATACTCTCCTTCCTTTTTTCCATCCTTGCCAACTTTTTCAGAATACTTATAAGCCAACTGCCATCCTCCTCCGATGTCCATACTACTCACAGCTTCACCACCACCAGCCCCTGGCATGAGGCTGCTATTGCGCCTCATGCCGAAGAAGCTACTGGACTTTCTAGGCAGCATGTCATTTACCATACTGGCTGATTGTC
Above is a genomic segment from Prunus dulcis chromosome 7, ALMONDv2, whole genome shotgun sequence containing:
- the LOC117635814 gene encoding histone-lysine N-methyltransferase, H3 lysine-9 specific SUVH3-like, with the translated sequence MEGGSSHNFVPPSAGFDKSCVLDVKPLRSLIPVFPDASQAPPFACMPPFGHRYSSFYPFHVPQGSRTSPNLNSENPSPMRTTGLMPAPIRSYRAPAPSGPLGERGSSMGGAEDEDGHFDAHLGSSSSRKKTVKVSSSRKKNKKSRDGDSLTNNGSGVNFVSVMTPFQLEDGNRELVNYVLMNFDALRRRICQIEDARESKNVLAHLKAGNIVMSKKIRTNMRKRIGVVPGVEIGDIFYFRMEMCAVGLHAPPMAGIDFISGKGDAEKDPLALSIVSSGGYDDDTEDSDVLIYSGQGGYTHNNKQVADQKLERGNLALERSLNHGNEVRVIRGVKDEVISTTKVYVYDGLYKVHESWTERGKSGCNIFKYKLVRVPGQPGAFAVWQTIRKWKDGFSSRAGLVLQDLTSGTEPIPVCLVNEVDNEKGLASFTYFPKLKYSKSFTSMPPSFVCNCHNACLPGDMNCSCIQKNGGSFPYTGNGILVSRKQLLHECGPTCPCSPNCKNRVSQTGVKLRLEVFKTKDRGWGLRSWDSIRAGTFICEYAGEVIDEVKLKHKGDEGEDDEYIFDTGRNYDSFKWNYEPGLLEETSNDINVDYNIPYRLIISAKNVGNVARFINHSCSPNVFWQPVLYEHNSQSCLHIAFFAIRHIPPMTELTYDYGNSCSNEADNDNGSHRKKKCLCGSSKCRGYFG
- the LOC117634509 gene encoding monosaccharide-sensing protein 2-like; translation: MWGSVLVAIAATIGNLLQGWDNATIAGAVLYIKREFKLETQPTIEGLIVAMSLIGATVITTFSGPVSDSLGRRPMLIISSVLYFLSGLVMLWAPNVYVLLLARLLDGFGIGLAVTLVPVYISETAPPEIRGLLNTLPQFTGSGGMFMSYCMVFSMSLMEAPNWRLMLGVLSIPSLLYFALTVFYLPESPRWLVSKGRMAEAKQVLQRLRGREDVSGELALLFEGLGVGGEASLEEYIIGPASEGTDGREMTTEKDQIRLYGPEEGRASMIAKSVTGQANLGLVSRQGSLLNPNVPYVDPLVTLFGSVHEKLYPENTGSMRSLLTLPNMGSILNMAPPESQGKFEHWDLEGDGNAAGNDVEDNVRRPLLKGRQSASMVNDMLPRKSSSFFGMRRNSSLMPGAGGGEAVSSMDIGGGWQLAYKYSEKVGKDGKKEGEYQRVYLHQEGALESRRGSMLSVAGGPDFPQDGEYFQASALVSQPSVLSKKNQLSQHLGQEKVDTPETVQGSSWSDLLEPGVKRALFVGVAIQILQQFSGINGVLYYTPQILEQAGVAILLSNLGLSSTSASILISALTTLLMLPSIGIAMRLMDTSGRRSLLLATLPVLTGTLLVLIFGQLVHMGSVVNATISTISVVVYFCCFVMGFGPIPNILCSEIFPTRVRGLCIAICALTFWIGDIIVTYTLPIMLTSIGLAGVFAIYAVVCTISWVFVFLKVPETKGMPLEVISEFFSVGAKQADIAESLT